A stretch of the Capsicum annuum cultivar UCD-10X-F1 chromosome 10, UCD10Xv1.1, whole genome shotgun sequence genome encodes the following:
- the LOC107844835 gene encoding HVA22-like protein f, which yields MGAAGTIAKSLNALMGPGVMLLYPLYSSMRAIESPSPLDDQQWLTYWVLYSFITLFELSCWKILQWLPFWPYIKLICCMWLVLPIFNGAAYIHENFIRKHVKVVSHVSSNYTQNQRKALQMMSLDARKSVERYIEKYGPDAFDKVVKAAEREAKKHS from the exons ATGGGTGCTGCTGGAACTATTGCTAaaagtttgaatgcattaatGGG CCCTGGAGTGATgcttctttatccttt GTATTCTTCTATGAGAGCAATTGAAAGTCCTTCACCATTAGATGATCAACAATGGCTAACTTATTGGGTTCTCTATTCATTCATAACTCTATTTGAGTTATCTTGCTGGAAAATTCTCCAATG gtTACCATTTTGGCCATACATCAAACTTATATGTTGTATGTGGTTGGTGCTACCAATTTTCAATGGAGCAGCTTATATACATGAGAATTTTATAAGAAAACACGTCAAAGTTGTTAGTCATGTAAGTTCAAATTACacacaaaatcaaagaaaagcaCTCCAAATGATGAGTCTTGATGCAAGAAAATCTGTTGAAAGATACATAGAGAAGTATGGTCCTGATGCCTTTGACAAGGTGGTCAAAGCG GCGGAGAGAGAAGCAAAGAAACACTCGTGA
- the LOC107844817 gene encoding receptor like protein 29 has product MYPFKLPLSPLLLLLHMLLSTTTTPSVSTNQHASNMIKNISPQPNMNPHELETLFNIMESISNDQNWRTSYPNPCQQTSSWLGIECKKNNLDDIYHVTRLDFGTHPNPTCMKTATFPSLIFQLPNLESVFFIQCFTHTQTKITFQENSTTILPSSTLQQLSLRSNPALIDTIPPQISSLKSLQILTLSQNNLFGRIPEQIFTLNSLVHLDLSYNNLTGNIPNQLGNLKNLVGLDLSYNSFTGPIPDTIGYLTTLQKLDLSANSFTGKIPETIIELCSLNFLALSNNKLSGNFPKGLNKLQGLQYFLMDDNPMYIKLPKEFSQLQKLQELRLAGSGYSGEIPSSYSQLLNLTTLSLQNNQLTGEIPVEFTRFSHMYHLNLSRNMLSGVVPFNSSFLKGLGRNLDLSGNPGLCLDPHEGDNGIYLGVVNVCESKNSSSSTSSITMPLKNKSKASCGVFRFLFVLCILLWLCCIL; this is encoded by the coding sequence ATGTATCCATTCAAACTCCCATTATCTCCTCTGCTTCTTTTGCTACACATGCTTCTATCTACCACCACCACCCCTTCTGTCTCCACCAATcaacatgcatcaaatatgatCAAGAATATCTCACCACAACCAAACATGAACCCCCATGAACTAGAAACACTTTTCAACATCATGGAATCCATTTCCAATGACCAAAATTGGAGGACCTCATATCCAAATCCATGCCAACAAACCTCATCTTGGCTTGGTATTGAGTGCAAAAAAAACAATCTTGATGACATTTACCATGTCACTAGGCTTGATTTTGGCACACATCCAAACCCAACTTGCATGAAAACGGCAACATTCCCATCACTCATTTTCCAACTCCCAAATCTTGAATCTGTTTTCTTCATCCAatgcttcacacacacacaaaccAAAATCACTTTTCAAGAAAACAGTACTACCATCCTCCCCTCATCAACACTCCAACAACTAAGCTTAAGATCAAATCCTGCACTAATTGACACAATCCCACCTCAAATATCATCACTAAAATCACTCCAAATCCTCACATTGTCACAAAACAATCTTTTCGGTCGAATCCCGGAACAAATTTTCACACTTAACTCACTTGTACATCTTGATTTAAGCTACAACAACCTCACAGGCAACATCCCAAACCAACTAGGCAATCTCAAGAATCTTGTTGGCTTAGATTTAAGCTACAATTCATTCACAGGTCCAATCCCAGACACAATTGGATACCTTACTACTCTTCAAAAACTCGACCTCAGCGCGAACTCCTTCACTGGAAAAATCCCTGAGACAATTATAGAGTTATGTTCTTTGAACTTCTTGGCTCTGAGTAACAACAAGTTAAGTGGGAATTTCCCTAAAGGACTAAATAAGTTACAAGGCTTGCAATATTTTCTTATGGATGATAATCCAATGTACATAAAACTACCTAAAGAATTCAGTCAGCTGCAGAAACTTCAAGAATTGAGGCTTGCAGGTTCAGGTTACTCAGGTGAAATACCATCAAGTTACTCACAACTACTTAACTTAACTACATTGTCACTACAAAACAATCAATTAACAGGCGAGATTCCGGTGGAATTTACGAGGTTTTCACACATGTACCACTTGAATTTGAGCAGAAATATGTTGTCTGGTGTTGTCCCATTCAATTCAAGTTTCTTGAAAGGACTTGGTAGGAACTTGGACTTGAGTGGAAATCCAGGGCTGTGTTTGGATCCACATGAGGGGGATAATGGAATTTATCTTGGAGTAGTTAATGTGTGTGAGAGCaagaatagtagtagtagtactagtTCTATAACTATGCCATTGAAGAACAAGTCTAAAGCTTCATGTGGAGTATTTAGATTCTTGTTTGTGCTTTGTATATTACTATGGCTTTGTTGCATCCTTTAG